In the Sediminibacter sp. Hel_I_10 genome, one interval contains:
- the lepA gene encoding translation elongation factor 4, with the protein MKHIRNFCIIAHIDHGKSTLADRLLDFTGTVTAREKQDQLLDSMDLERERGITIKSHAIQMEYTFEGETYTLNLIDTPGHVDFSYEVSRSIAACEGALLIVDAAQSIQAQTISNLYLALENDLEIIPVLNKIDLPSANPEEVTDDIVDLLGCDPEEVLHASGKTGFGVDKILEAIIRRIPAPKGNVDEPLQALIFDSVYNPFRGVETYFRVINGSIKKNQQIKFIATGKTYGADEVGTLKLKQFPREEIKAGDVGYVITGIKEAKEVKVGDTITDAKDPTKNPISGFEDVKPMVFAGIYPVDTEDYEELRASMEKLQLNDASLVFMPESSAALGFGFRCGFLGMLHMEIIQERLEREFDMTVITTVPNVSYHAFTNKNPDEIMIVNNPTDLPEPSTLNRVEEPYIKATIITKSDFVGNVMSLCIEKRGVITNQTYLTTERVELNFDMPLAEIVFDFYDRLKTVSKGYASFDYSPIGMRQSKLVRVDILLNAQQVDALSALIHFDNAYSIGKKMCEKLKELIPRQQFDIPIQAAIGAKIISRETIKALRKDVTAKCYGGDISRKRKLLEKQKKGKKRMRQVGNVEIPQEAFMAVLKLND; encoded by the coding sequence ATGAAACACATTAGAAATTTTTGCATTATCGCTCATATTGATCACGGAAAAAGTACCTTGGCCGATCGTCTTTTAGATTTTACAGGTACTGTGACTGCTCGTGAGAAACAAGATCAACTGTTAGACAGTATGGATCTAGAGCGAGAACGAGGCATCACCATAAAGTCTCATGCCATACAAATGGAATACACTTTTGAGGGCGAAACATACACCCTCAACTTAATTGATACCCCGGGACACGTCGATTTTTCATACGAAGTTTCTCGTTCTATTGCTGCTTGTGAAGGTGCGCTCTTAATTGTTGATGCCGCACAGAGTATTCAAGCGCAGACCATTTCGAACTTATATTTAGCTTTGGAAAATGATCTGGAAATCATTCCAGTTCTTAATAAAATCGATTTACCTAGTGCCAATCCAGAAGAAGTTACCGATGATATTGTTGATCTTTTAGGCTGTGATCCTGAAGAAGTGCTTCATGCCAGCGGTAAAACAGGTTTTGGTGTTGATAAAATATTGGAAGCCATTATCAGAAGGATTCCAGCACCAAAAGGTAATGTAGACGAGCCACTTCAAGCATTGATTTTTGACTCCGTTTATAACCCATTTAGAGGTGTAGAAACTTATTTTAGAGTCATTAATGGTTCTATTAAAAAGAATCAGCAAATCAAATTTATAGCTACAGGTAAAACCTATGGCGCAGATGAAGTAGGAACACTCAAGCTGAAACAGTTTCCTAGAGAAGAAATTAAAGCGGGTGATGTTGGTTATGTAATTACAGGTATCAAAGAAGCGAAAGAGGTTAAGGTTGGTGATACCATTACCGATGCTAAAGACCCTACCAAAAACCCAATATCAGGGTTTGAGGATGTAAAACCGATGGTTTTTGCAGGAATTTATCCTGTTGACACCGAAGATTACGAAGAGCTTCGTGCCTCTATGGAAAAACTACAGCTCAACGATGCGTCTTTGGTATTTATGCCAGAAAGCTCTGCTGCTTTAGGCTTTGGATTCCGATGTGGATTCCTAGGAATGCTCCACATGGAAATTATTCAAGAGCGTTTAGAACGCGAATTTGACATGACCGTGATTACTACGGTACCCAACGTGTCTTACCATGCATTCACGAATAAGAATCCGGACGAGATCATGATTGTTAATAATCCAACGGATTTACCAGAACCATCCACTCTCAACCGTGTTGAAGAACCTTATATTAAGGCAACAATCATTACGAAGTCTGATTTTGTAGGTAACGTCATGTCACTTTGTATCGAAAAACGAGGCGTAATTACCAATCAAACCTACCTTACTACAGAGCGTGTAGAATTGAATTTTGATATGCCACTCGCGGAAATCGTCTTCGATTTTTATGACCGTCTAAAAACGGTGAGTAAGGGCTATGCTTCTTTTGACTACTCTCCTATTGGGATGCGTCAATCTAAATTGGTAAGGGTCGATATTTTATTAAACGCACAACAAGTAGATGCGCTTTCTGCACTAATTCATTTTGACAATGCCTATAGTATTGGGAAGAAAATGTGCGAAAAGTTGAAAGAACTGATCCCGAGACAGCAATTTGATATTCCTATACAAGCCGCCATTGGCGCTAAGATCATTTCTAGAGAAACCATTAAAGCGCTTCGTAAAGACGTGACCGCTAAATGTTATGGTGGTGATATTTCTCGTAAACGTAAACTGTTGGAAAAACAGAAAAAAGGTAAAAAACGTATGCGACAAGTGGGTAATGTAGAAATTCCTCAAGAGGCCTTTATGGCAGTACTGAAACTAAATGATTAA
- a CDS encoding TonB-dependent receptor domain-containing protein: MKTLAISALFLISNIFIFAQDLTISGRILDSNNVPIEFANAILYSEDESDLIKGVSTSFDGYFTLKNLAPSTYLLKVSYIGFETFEQQIVVTENLNLKNITLKESSENLEEVNITVKKPTLVREADRLVFNIANTALVEGNILQVLKSTPGVLVLGDEITVKNSNPTIYINDRKVYLSSEDLNQLLEGSSANAIKSVEVITNPSARYDAESGVVLNIVMSKNLITGYRGSVLGGYTQGVFPRYDLGTSHFFKKNKLSFNLNYNYNKDKLNRDGDDTVNYLNNNSTIDQSWRSFTNRNTWSETHNLNANFDYEINDNNKISLSSTALYLPYFKYQINNNTSITDANDVFLSRFTADNLSYDNKYNLGFDLNFDHNFTKGNLLFNAHYTTYNYERNQAVLSNFFDINNEFDTASAFNTDANQDTNIFASKADYSLPINDNSSFETGLKYSEVKTNSNVTQFDVDLGTGTSTIDNQNSDAFEYDERIYAAYANYASHTEKWSLNAGLRMEQTNIEGNSPLTEISTTQDYLEWFPNASAQYNISDSYNVYANYKRSIARPSYANLNPFRFFLNENYVVSGNPFLVPTFTDHVVLGTTLSNIFTIEAYYKNFDGAISEIPRQNNDTNIIEYINVNFDKTVEYGFDFSTYFNVTEKWFLYAVTSFYNIEEETDFGNGFVNQSQWSNYSILQNNFTFLKDNSLNASLSLTWVGKNLQGFRIIEDRLFSELVVSKSLFKKKAALSLSVGDLFNYQDPRSSVRYQNQFSLAQSDIDNRYIKLGFRYKFGNTRLETNERAIDIDERDRLNKTEN, from the coding sequence TTGAAGACATTAGCTATTTCCGCTTTATTTTTAATAAGTAATATTTTCATATTTGCCCAAGATCTCACGATTAGTGGGCGTATTCTCGATTCAAATAATGTCCCTATTGAGTTTGCGAATGCTATCCTTTATTCTGAAGATGAAAGCGATCTTATAAAAGGCGTTTCTACTAGTTTTGATGGCTATTTCACCTTAAAAAACCTCGCGCCTTCAACTTACCTTCTTAAGGTAAGTTACATTGGCTTTGAAACCTTTGAGCAGCAAATTGTAGTAACGGAAAATCTAAACCTCAAAAACATTACGCTTAAAGAGTCTTCAGAAAATCTAGAAGAGGTCAATATTACCGTAAAAAAGCCAACTTTAGTAAGAGAGGCAGATCGCCTGGTATTTAACATAGCAAATACCGCTTTAGTAGAAGGTAATATATTACAAGTATTAAAAAGTACACCTGGAGTTTTGGTTCTTGGCGATGAGATTACGGTTAAAAACTCAAATCCTACGATTTATATTAATGATAGAAAAGTATATTTATCTTCAGAAGATTTAAATCAATTATTAGAGGGATCCTCGGCAAACGCTATAAAATCTGTTGAGGTCATCACCAATCCATCTGCACGATATGATGCCGAAAGCGGTGTTGTGCTCAATATCGTGATGAGTAAAAACTTAATTACCGGTTATCGTGGGAGTGTCTTAGGCGGATATACCCAAGGCGTGTTTCCTAGATATGATCTAGGAACGAGTCATTTTTTCAAGAAAAATAAACTGAGTTTCAACCTTAATTATAATTACAACAAAGATAAATTGAATCGTGACGGTGATGACACTGTCAATTATTTGAACAACAATAGTACGATTGATCAAAGCTGGCGGTCGTTTACCAATAGAAATACTTGGTCTGAAACCCATAATCTTAACGCCAATTTTGATTATGAGATCAATGACAATAATAAAATAAGCCTATCATCAACCGCATTGTATTTGCCATATTTTAAATATCAAATCAATAACAACACCAGCATTACAGACGCTAACGATGTCTTTTTATCTCGCTTTACTGCAGATAATTTATCTTATGATAATAAATACAATTTAGGTTTCGATTTGAATTTTGACCATAATTTCACCAAGGGTAACTTGCTCTTTAATGCGCATTACACCACTTATAATTATGAGCGGAACCAAGCGGTATTAAGTAATTTCTTCGATATAAATAATGAATTTGATACGGCATCTGCATTTAACACAGACGCCAATCAAGACACCAATATTTTTGCATCTAAGGCTGATTACAGTTTGCCCATAAATGACAATTCTTCTTTTGAGACTGGGCTAAAGTATTCTGAAGTTAAAACCAATAGCAACGTTACCCAATTTGATGTTGATTTAGGTACAGGTACGAGTACGATAGATAATCAAAATTCTGATGCTTTTGAATACGACGAGCGTATTTATGCTGCTTACGCAAACTACGCATCTCATACTGAAAAATGGAGTTTGAATGCAGGTTTAAGAATGGAACAGACCAATATAGAAGGTAATTCTCCATTGACCGAGATCAGTACCACCCAAGATTATTTGGAATGGTTTCCAAATGCCAGTGCACAATATAATATTTCAGACAGTTATAATGTTTATGCCAACTATAAGCGCAGTATTGCAAGGCCTAGTTACGCCAACTTAAATCCCTTTCGTTTTTTTCTGAATGAAAATTATGTGGTATCTGGAAATCCTTTTTTGGTACCAACGTTTACAGATCATGTGGTTTTAGGCACAACCTTATCTAATATTTTTACCATTGAAGCCTATTATAAAAATTTTGATGGTGCTATCAGTGAAATCCCCAGACAGAACAACGATACAAACATTATAGAATACATCAACGTCAATTTTGATAAAACCGTTGAATATGGTTTTGATTTTTCAACCTATTTTAATGTTACCGAAAAATGGTTTTTATATGCGGTAACGTCATTTTATAATATTGAAGAGGAGACCGATTTTGGAAATGGCTTTGTCAATCAATCCCAATGGTCCAATTATTCTATATTACAAAATAATTTTACCTTCTTGAAAGACAATAGCCTTAACGCTAGTTTGAGCTTGACATGGGTTGGCAAAAACCTTCAAGGCTTTAGAATTATTGAGGATCGTTTATTTTCAGAATTGGTCGTATCTAAGTCTCTATTCAAGAAAAAAGCGGCATTATCATTATCTGTGGGAGATCTTTTTAATTATCAAGATCCCAGATCGAGCGTTCGTTATCAAAATCAATTTAGTTTAGCACAGTCTGATATTGATAACCGTTACATCAAATTAGGTTTCCGCTATAAGTTTGGCAATACCAGGTTAGAAACCAATGAACGCGCCATAGATATTGATGAGCGAGATCGCTTGAATAAAACAGAGAATTAA
- the recJ gene encoding single-stranded-DNA-specific exonuclease RecJ, with amino-acid sequence MRWTLKPKPNSETVSALQKALQVDSTIATLLVQRGIETYEQAKTFFRPSISDLHDPFLMKDMDKAVDRIEMALAQHENILVFGDYDVDGTTSVALLASYLKTKSHRVATYIPDRYDEGYGVSYKGIDFAHDNEFSLIIALDCGIKAIEKVEYALEKGIDFIICDHHRPSKVLPKAIAVLDPKRDDCEYPFKELCGCGVGFKLIQALASKEGKTVADLWEYLDLVATAIGADIVPIVGENRVLAYFGLQVINTNPRPGIKAIIDQVKKKELTITDVVFIVAPRINAAGRMKHGNYAVTLLTETDADLAKTYASEINEFNLDRREADQRITEEALIQITENKEEDRLTSVVYHESWHKGVIGIVASRLIETYYRPTLVFTKSGDKLAASARSVSGFDVYNALEACSEHIEQFGGHKYAAGLTLKEENYEAFKQAFEDEVSKTIDRSLLIPEIRIDQQIDLPQITDKLWRILSQFAPFGPSNMTPIFMTQNLRDTGYGKCVGEDDKHLRTTVTQSGAENIVCIGFNLGEKQDIIKDKKPFSAVYSIDENHWQGQVSLQLKLRDIKS; translated from the coding sequence ATGCGCTGGACACTTAAACCAAAACCAAATTCCGAAACTGTCTCAGCTTTACAAAAAGCACTTCAAGTAGACAGTACCATCGCCACCTTATTAGTTCAGCGTGGTATCGAGACTTACGAGCAAGCCAAAACCTTTTTTAGGCCCAGCATTAGCGATTTACACGATCCGTTTTTGATGAAGGATATGGACAAAGCAGTTGATCGCATTGAAATGGCACTAGCACAACATGAAAATATTTTAGTGTTTGGCGATTATGATGTCGATGGAACAACGTCGGTAGCTTTATTAGCTTCTTATTTAAAAACAAAGTCCCATCGCGTTGCCACCTATATCCCAGATCGTTATGATGAGGGCTACGGCGTATCTTATAAGGGTATTGATTTTGCGCATGATAATGAGTTCTCCTTAATTATTGCTTTAGATTGTGGTATAAAGGCCATAGAAAAAGTAGAGTATGCTCTTGAAAAAGGCATCGACTTTATCATTTGTGATCATCATAGACCAAGTAAAGTACTACCAAAAGCAATTGCAGTGCTTGATCCAAAACGCGATGATTGTGAGTATCCATTTAAAGAGCTTTGTGGTTGTGGTGTTGGTTTTAAATTGATACAAGCTTTAGCCTCAAAAGAGGGTAAAACAGTAGCCGATCTATGGGAGTATTTAGATTTGGTTGCTACAGCTATTGGAGCAGATATTGTGCCCATTGTGGGAGAAAATAGAGTTTTGGCTTATTTTGGTCTGCAGGTCATTAATACCAATCCCAGACCAGGTATAAAAGCCATAATTGATCAAGTTAAGAAAAAAGAACTGACAATCACTGACGTTGTTTTTATTGTGGCACCAAGAATTAATGCGGCTGGCCGAATGAAACATGGTAATTATGCCGTCACATTACTTACCGAAACGGATGCTGATTTAGCAAAAACCTATGCTTCGGAAATTAATGAGTTCAATTTAGATAGGAGGGAAGCAGACCAACGCATCACAGAAGAAGCGCTCATTCAAATTACAGAAAACAAGGAAGAAGATCGGTTGACTTCGGTGGTATATCACGAGTCTTGGCATAAGGGAGTGATTGGGATTGTAGCCTCTAGATTAATTGAAACCTATTATCGTCCCACCTTAGTATTTACCAAAAGTGGTGATAAGTTAGCGGCCTCGGCAAGATCCGTATCCGGTTTTGACGTATACAATGCTTTAGAGGCCTGTAGTGAACATATTGAACAGTTTGGCGGGCATAAATATGCTGCAGGACTAACGCTTAAGGAAGAAAATTACGAAGCTTTTAAACAGGCTTTTGAAGATGAGGTTTCTAAAACCATCGATAGAAGTTTATTAATTCCTGAAATAAGAATAGATCAGCAAATTGATTTACCTCAAATCACTGATAAATTATGGCGAATTTTGAGCCAGTTTGCGCCTTTTGGACCTAGCAATATGACTCCGATTTTTATGACCCAAAATCTTAGGGATACTGGATATGGAAAATGTGTTGGTGAAGATGACAAACATTTGAGAACAACCGTCACCCAAAGCGGTGCCGAAAATATCGTTTGTATAGGTTTTAATCTTGGCGAAAAGCAGGATATCATCAAAGACAAGAAACCCTTTAGCGCTGTGTATTCCATTGATGAAAATCACTGGCAAGGCCAAGTGAGCTTGCAGTTGAAACTCAGGGATATTAAATCTTAA
- a CDS encoding MFS transporter → MTKKDPYASLRFKEFNTFLLVRFFLVFGWSMQFIVIEWEVYSLTKDPLSLGIIGLMEIIPALTMALFAGHIVDQREKRNLLAVTISFFSLISLGLFLLTWPKITDGWETNTILYCVYALVFFGGFVRSFFGPTIFSLIALIVPKKVYPNAATWSSSTWQMASVLGPAFAGFSINWIGVHWSLCIIFGLVVLSFFILLRIKKKPILNPKIGEPVMQSLAEGLKFVFNTKAVLGALTLDMIAVLFGGAVALLPVFAQDILKVGPEGFGVLRSAPAVGAFLTMLITAYIPISKNAGMKLLVAVFGFGVCIIVFGLSSVFWISVVALFFSGVTDGVSMVIRQTILQLKTPDHMRGRVASVNSMFVGSSNELGAFESGVTAKLMGAVTAVVFGGTMTLITVTATGFLSPSFRKLDLRKDMEEHERED, encoded by the coding sequence TTGACAAAAAAAGATCCATACGCCTCCTTAAGATTTAAAGAATTCAACACCTTTTTATTGGTGCGCTTTTTTCTCGTCTTTGGGTGGTCCATGCAGTTTATTGTGATTGAATGGGAAGTGTATTCCTTAACCAAAGATCCTTTATCCCTTGGTATTATTGGTCTTATGGAAATCATTCCTGCATTAACCATGGCGCTCTTTGCGGGACATATTGTTGATCAAAGGGAAAAACGAAATCTGCTAGCGGTGACCATCTCTTTTTTCTCACTCATAAGCCTGGGATTATTCTTGCTTACCTGGCCAAAAATTACAGATGGTTGGGAGACCAACACGATTCTTTACTGTGTTTATGCGCTGGTATTTTTTGGTGGTTTTGTGAGATCGTTCTTTGGACCTACCATTTTCTCTTTAATTGCGCTTATCGTTCCGAAGAAAGTCTACCCAAATGCAGCGACTTGGAGCAGTTCTACTTGGCAAATGGCCTCGGTTTTAGGGCCAGCTTTTGCAGGGTTTTCTATAAATTGGATAGGTGTACATTGGTCACTTTGTATCATTTTTGGTCTCGTGGTACTATCTTTTTTTATTCTGCTAAGAATTAAGAAGAAACCTATTCTCAATCCAAAAATTGGAGAGCCTGTCATGCAGAGTTTAGCAGAAGGACTCAAATTTGTATTTAATACGAAGGCCGTGTTGGGTGCCCTAACTTTAGATATGATTGCCGTACTTTTTGGTGGGGCAGTGGCACTGTTGCCTGTTTTTGCACAAGATATTTTAAAAGTGGGTCCCGAAGGTTTTGGGGTCTTGCGCTCTGCACCTGCAGTTGGTGCATTTTTAACCATGTTAATCACCGCTTATATTCCCATAAGTAAAAACGCAGGAATGAAATTGCTTGTCGCGGTGTTTGGTTTTGGGGTTTGTATCATTGTATTTGGTCTGTCCTCGGTATTTTGGATTTCGGTTGTCGCCTTATTTTTCAGTGGGGTGACCGATGGAGTTTCAATGGTGATTCGTCAAACCATCTTACAGCTCAAAACACCTGATCATATGAGAGGTCGCGTAGCCTCTGTAAACTCTATGTTTGTAGGCTCTTCTAATGAACTTGGTGCCTTTGAAAGTGGTGTTACCGCAAAACTTATGGGTGCTGTTACCGCTGTGGTTTTTGGAGGGACAATGACCTTGATAACGGTGACTGCTACAGGGTTTTTATCTCCATCTTTTAGAAAACTGGATTTAAGAAAGGATATGGAAGAGCACGAGAGAGAAGATTGA
- a CDS encoding UDP-2,3-diacylglucosamine diphosphatase yields MKVPKGKKIYFASDNHLGAPTTEASLPREKKFVAWLDTIKQDAAAIFLLGDLFDFWFEYGTVVPKGFVRTLGKLAEISDSGIPIYFFVGNHDLWMNGYFEKELNIPVYHKPKEFTFNDTSFYIAHGDGLGPFDKGYKFMKTIFTNPVFKFLFKWLHPDIGMRVAQYLSVKNKLISGEHDAKFLGEDKEWLIQYSKSKLEESHFDYFIYGHRHLPMEVELNAESHSKYVNLGDWIDYFTYGVFDGDHFELKTFKA; encoded by the coding sequence ATGAAGGTCCCTAAAGGAAAAAAAATATACTTTGCATCAGACAATCATTTGGGCGCGCCCACAACTGAAGCCTCCTTGCCTCGTGAAAAAAAGTTTGTCGCTTGGTTAGATACCATAAAACAAGATGCTGCAGCCATTTTTCTTCTTGGTGATCTTTTTGATTTTTGGTTTGAATATGGTACCGTTGTGCCCAAAGGCTTTGTAAGAACTTTGGGAAAACTGGCTGAAATTAGCGATTCTGGCATTCCGATTTATTTTTTTGTGGGCAATCATGATCTTTGGATGAACGGCTATTTTGAGAAAGAACTAAATATCCCTGTTTATCACAAACCAAAGGAATTTACCTTTAACGATACCTCATTTTACATTGCTCATGGCGATGGATTGGGGCCTTTTGACAAAGGCTATAAATTCATGAAAACAATTTTCACAAATCCAGTGTTTAAGTTTCTTTTTAAGTGGTTACACCCCGACATTGGTATGCGGGTAGCACAGTATCTTTCGGTAAAAAACAAATTGATTTCTGGTGAGCACGATGCTAAGTTTCTAGGAGAGGATAAAGAATGGCTCATACAATACAGCAAATCTAAACTAGAAGAATCCCATTTTGATTATTTCATTTATGGGCATCGGCATCTTCCTATGGAAGTAGAGCTTAATGCTGAAAGTCATTCCAAATATGTGAATTTAGGAGATTGGATAGATTATTTCACCTACGGTGTGTTTGATGGCGACCATTTTGAATTGAAAACGTTTAAAGCTTAA
- a CDS encoding 6-carboxytetrahydropterin synthase, which produces MSNIRITKQFSFETGHALYGYDGKCKNVHGHSYRLDVTVIGKPISDKTNVKFGMVIDFGDLKKIVKEEIVDVFDHATVFNKNTPHIELAKELSDRDHNVLLVDYQPTSEMMVIDFAEKIKNRLPETIMLHSLKLQETATSYAQWFASDN; this is translated from the coding sequence ATGAGTAACATTCGTATCACCAAACAATTTTCTTTTGAAACCGGTCATGCCCTTTACGGTTATGATGGCAAGTGTAAAAATGTACACGGGCATAGTTATCGGTTGGATGTGACCGTCATAGGGAAACCCATAAGTGATAAGACCAACGTAAAATTTGGGATGGTGATTGATTTTGGCGATCTGAAAAAAATTGTCAAAGAAGAGATTGTAGACGTGTTTGATCATGCCACAGTCTTCAATAAAAACACACCACATATTGAACTTGCCAAAGAACTATCCGATCGCGATCATAATGTATTGCTGGTAGATTATCAACCTACGAGCGAAATGATGGTAATTGATTTTGCTGAAAAGATAAAAAACCGATTACCAGAAACGATTATGTTACACTCCTTAAAGCTTCAAGAAACGGCAACGTCTTATGCTCAGTGGTTTGCCTCTGATAATTAG
- a CDS encoding 2OG-Fe(II) oxygenase — MNSIFEDIAFVENEVYERIIAEIGSHKYCIVDDFFPSETVALLRQSLITKLEEDRFKKAAIGNRVNETIVKSIRGDHILWIEEVLANRAEGLFYDQINDMVAYLNRTCFMGILQKEFHYALYPTGTFYKRHIDTFQNDDRRKLSIVCYLNDEDWQPENGGELVLYLNNDVEEVPKIIYPLPGRMVIFESQIIEHEVKTVSTQRLSITGWLKTR, encoded by the coding sequence ATGAATTCGATTTTTGAAGATATTGCATTTGTAGAAAATGAGGTTTACGAACGGATTATTGCTGAAATAGGCAGTCATAAGTATTGTATAGTTGACGATTTTTTTCCTTCGGAAACCGTTGCATTACTGCGCCAGTCTCTCATCACAAAACTTGAGGAAGATCGGTTTAAAAAAGCTGCCATTGGAAACAGGGTCAATGAAACTATTGTAAAGTCTATTCGTGGCGATCATATTTTATGGATCGAAGAAGTTCTTGCCAATAGGGCAGAAGGGCTGTTTTATGATCAGATTAATGATATGGTGGCCTATCTTAATAGAACCTGTTTTATGGGCATTCTTCAAAAAGAATTTCACTACGCCCTTTACCCTACAGGAACCTTTTATAAACGCCATATTGATACATTTCAAAACGATGATCGTAGAAAATTATCAATAGTTTGCTATTTAAACGATGAGGATTGGCAACCCGAGAATGGTGGGGAATTGGTACTTTATCTTAATAATGACGTAGAAGAGGTGCCCAAAATCATCTATCCGCTACCAGGACGTATGGTCATTTTTGAAAGTCAAATTATTGAACACGAGGTTAAGACTGTGAGCACCCAACGCTTAAGTATTACGGGCTGGCTCAAGACCCGTTAA
- a CDS encoding MATE family efflux transporter codes for MSADISFKNINRLAIPALIAGVAEPVLSLTDTAIIGNVDLNATESLAAVGIVGTFLSMLIWVFGQTRSAISSLVSRYLGANDLDSIKSLPAQAMFIMTVLSAVIIVLTYPFAEGIFKLYNAENLILDYSATYYRIRVFGFPFTLLTIAVFGTFRGLQNTFYPMIIAIVGAALNIILDVILVYGIQGYVQPMYIEGAAYASVIAQFVMAALSIIYLLKKTDIPLRFTFPWNKEIKNFMLMILNLFVRTLALNVTLYFATRFATGYGKSYIAAYTIAINLWFLGAFIIDGYASAGNILSGKLLGSKSYAELIKLSNTLIKYGIFCGMILAALGALFYRPIGRIFTQEPNVLDQFYNVFWIILLMQPLCALAFIFDGMFKGMGKMKFLRNLLLMATGLVFIPILFFLDQFNLKLYGIFIALTFWMMARGIPLILKFRQLFLAKAEKE; via the coding sequence TTGAGCGCAGATATTTCTTTTAAAAACATCAATAGACTAGCTATTCCTGCTCTAATTGCAGGAGTGGCAGAACCTGTACTTTCTCTAACGGATACTGCAATTATTGGAAATGTAGATCTTAATGCTACCGAATCTTTGGCAGCCGTTGGCATTGTTGGCACATTTTTATCGATGCTCATCTGGGTGTTTGGACAAACCAGAAGCGCCATTTCATCTCTAGTCTCTCGCTATTTGGGCGCCAATGACTTAGACTCTATAAAATCACTGCCGGCACAGGCCATGTTTATCATGACCGTATTAAGCGCTGTTATTATTGTATTGACATATCCGTTCGCCGAGGGTATTTTTAAACTCTATAATGCAGAAAACCTCATTTTAGACTACAGTGCCACATATTATAGAATTAGGGTATTTGGCTTTCCGTTTACCTTGCTCACCATTGCCGTTTTTGGAACCTTCCGGGGCTTGCAAAATACATTTTATCCAATGATCATAGCGATTGTTGGTGCAGCCTTAAACATCATTTTGGACGTTATCTTGGTTTATGGCATCCAAGGCTATGTGCAACCTATGTACATTGAAGGTGCCGCCTATGCTAGCGTGATCGCTCAGTTCGTCATGGCCGCACTCTCAATAATATACCTTTTGAAAAAAACGGATATTCCTTTGAGATTTACATTTCCGTGGAATAAAGAGATCAAGAATTTTATGTTGATGATTCTTAATCTTTTTGTGCGTACCCTTGCTTTAAATGTCACCTTGTATTTTGCCACTCGCTTTGCAACAGGATACGGTAAATCTTATATAGCGGCCTATACTATTGCTATTAACTTATGGTTTTTAGGCGCTTTTATTATTGATGGTTACGCCAGTGCTGGCAATATTTTATCCGGAAAATTGCTGGGCTCAAAATCTTATGCCGAATTGATAAAACTTAGCAATACATTGATTAAATACGGCATTTTCTGCGGAATGATTCTCGCCGCATTGGGAGCGCTTTTTTATAGGCCCATAGGACGGATTTTTACTCAAGAACCCAATGTACTCGATCAGTTTTATAATGTGTTTTGGATCATTCTCCTCATGCAACCCCTATGTGCGCTCGCCTTCATTTTTGATGGGATGTTTAAAGGTATGGGTAAGATGAAATTTTTAAGAAATCTGCTATTAATGGCCACCGGACTCGTTTTTATACCCATCCTGTTCTTCCTAGACCAGTTTAACTTGAAACTCTATGGTATTTTTATAGCGCTAACGTTTTGGATGATGGCCCGCGGCATCCCTCTTATCTTAAAATTTAGACAACTGTTCTTAGCAAAAGCAGAAAAAGAATAA